One part of the Hydra vulgaris chromosome 01, alternate assembly HydraT2T_AEP genome encodes these proteins:
- the LOC136074212 gene encoding uncharacterized protein LOC136074212 codes for MNTFEIVFLTIFWNDILCHFNETSKILQKENLNLDVAVRILKSLLHFIKDLRSQFENYQEKAKILLPNTDYRDSSKRTKKRSRRMAFFDGEAEELEFQGSYKFKIETYLPVIDSLTSNLEKRSSAYEKINDSFGFLVNIQTIANVELKDHCSNLAQIYKKDINENELFFECQQFKYYISKDEHSFTEFYSTLKRDHLESTFPNIEISLRIFLSMMVSNCTGERSFSKLKLIKNELR; via the coding sequence ATGAACACTTTTGAGATCGTTTTTCTGACAATTTTCTGGAATGATATTCTTTGTCATTTTAATGAAACATCGAAGATTTTAcagaaagaaaatttaaacctGGATGTTGCAGTTCGGATTCTAAAGTCATTGTTGCATTTCATTAAAGATTTGAGGAGTCAATTTGAGAATTACCAGGAAAAAGCCAAAATCTTGCTTCCAAACACTGACTACAGAGATTCttcaaaaagaacaaaaaaaagaagccGACGTATGGCCTTCTTTGATGGTGAGGCTGAAGAATTGGAATTTCAGGGaagttataaattcaaaattgaaaCATACCTTCCTGTTATTGATTCACTAAcatcaaatttagaaaaaagatcATCAGCATATGAGAAGATCAATGACAGTTTCGGATTTCTAGTAAACATTCAAACAATTGCCAATGTTGAACTAAAAGACCATTGTTCAAACCTAGCACAAATTTATAAGAAAGACATAAatgaaaatgaacttttttttgagtGCCagcaatttaaatattacatttcaAAAGATGAACATTCATTTACAGAATTTTACTCAACATTAAAAAGAGACCACTTGGAATCAACTTTTCCAAATATTGAAATTTCCCTTAGAATTTTTCTGTCAATGATGGTCTCAAATTGCACTGGCGAGCGatcattttcaaaactaaaacttataaaaaatgaactCCGCTAA